Proteins encoded together in one Rhinopithecus roxellana isolate Shanxi Qingling chromosome 3, ASM756505v1, whole genome shotgun sequence window:
- the ARSI gene encoding arylsulfatase I, which yields MHALTGFSLVSLLSFGYLSWDWAKPSLVADWPGEAGEPRSAAPPQPPHIIFILTDDQGYHDVGYHGSDIETPTLDRLAAKGVKLENYYIQPICTPSRSQLLTGRYQIHTGLQHSIIRPQQPNCLPLDQVTLPQKLQKAGYSTHMVGKWHLGFYRKECLPTRRGFDTFLGSLTGNVDYYTYDNCDGPGVCGFDLHEGENVAWGLSGQYSTMLYAQRASHILASHSPQRPLFLYVAFQAVHTPLQSPREYLYRYRTMGNVARRKYAAMVTCMDEAVRNITWALKRYGFYNNSVIIFSSDNGGQTFSGGSNWPLRGRKGTYWEGGVRGLGFVHSPLLKRKQRTSRALMHITDWYPTLVGLAGGTTSAADGLDGYDVWPAISEGRASPRTEILHNIDPLYNHAQHGSLEGGFGIWNTAVQAAIRVGEWKLLTGDPGYGDWIPPQTLATFPGSWWNLERMASVRQAVWLFNISADPYEREDLAGQRPDVVRTLLARLAEYNRTAIPVRYPAENPRAHPDFNGGAWGPWASDEEEEEEEGRARSFSRGRRKKKCKICKLRSFFRKLNTRLMSQRI from the exons ATGCACGCCCTCACTGGCTTCTCCCTGGTCAGCCTGCTCAGCTTCGGCTACCTGTCCTGGGATTGGGCCAAGCCTAGCCTCGTGGCCGACTGGCCCGGGGAGGCCGGTGAGCCGCGCTCGGCCGCtccgccccagcctccccacaTCATCTTCATTCTCACGGACGACCAAGGCTACCACGACGTGGGCTACCATGGTTCAGATATTGAGACCCCCACGCTCGACAGGCTGGCGGCCAAGGGGGTCAAGTTGGAAAATTATTACATCCAGCCCATCTGCACGCCTTCGCGGAGCCAGCTCCTCACTGGCAG GTACCAGATCCACACAGGGCTCCAGCATTCCATCATCCGCCCACAGCAGCCCAACTGCCTGCCCCTGGACCAAGTGACACTGCCCCAGAAGCTGCAGAAGGCAGGTTATTCCACCCATATGGTGGGCAAGTGGCACCTGGGCTTCTACCGGAAGGAGTGTCTACCCACCCGTCGGGGCTTCGACACCTTCCTGGGCTCACTCACAGGCAATGTGGACTATTACACCTATGACAACTGTGATGGCCCAGGCGTGTGCGGCTTCGACCTGCACGAGGGTGAGAATGTGGCCTGGGGGCTCAGCGGCCAGTACTCCACTATGCTTTACGCCCAGCGTGCCAGCCATATCCTGGCCAGCCACAGCCCTCAGCGGCCCCTCTTCCTCTATGTGGCCTTCCAGGCAGTACACACACCCCTGCAGTCCCCTCGTGAGTACCTGTACCGCTACCGCACCATGGGTAATGTGGCCCGGCGGAAGTATGCGGCCATGGTGACCTGCATGGATGAGGCTGTGCGCAACATCACCTGGGCCCTGAAGCGCTATGGTTTCTACAACAACAGTGTCATCATCTTCTCCAGTGACAATGGTGGTCAGACTTTCTCAGGGGGCAGCAACTGGCCGCTCCGAGGACGCAAGGGCACTTATTGGGAAGGTGGCGTGCGAGGCCTAGGCTTTGTCCATAGTCCCCTGCTCAAGCGAAAGCAACGGACAAGCCGGGCACTGATGCACATCACTGACTGGTACCCGACCCTGGTGGGTCTGGCAGGTGGCACCACCTCAGCAGCTGATGGGCTAGATGGCTACGATGTATGGCCGGCCATCAGCGAGGGCCGGGCTTCACCACGCACGGAGATCCTGCACAACATTGACCCACTCTACAACCATGCCCAGCATGGCTCCTTGGAGGGCGGCTTTGGCATCTGGAACACCGCTGTGCAGGCTGCCATCCGCGTGGGTGAGTGGAAGCTGCTGACAGGAGACCCTGGCTATGGCGATTGGATCCCACCACAGACACTGGCCACCTTCCCGGGTAGCTGGTGGAACCTGGAACGAATGGCCAGTGTCCGTCAGGCTGTATGGCTCTTCAACATCAGTGCTGACCCTTATGAACGAGAGGACCTGGCCGGCCAGCGGCCTGATGTGGTCCGCACCCTGCTGGCTCGCCTGGCTGAATATAACCGCACAGCCATCCCGGTGCGCTACCCGGCTGAGAACCCCCGGGCTCATCCTGACTTTAATGGGGGTGCGTGGGGGCCCTGGGCCagtgatgaggaagaggaggaagaggaagggagggctcGAAGCTTCTCCCGGGGTCGTCGCAAGAAAAAATGCAAGATTTGCAAGCTTCGATCCTTTTTCCGTAAACTCAACACTAGGCTGATGTCCCAACGGATCTga